A window from Aliamphritea hakodatensis encodes these proteins:
- a CDS encoding BCCT family transporter, whose amino-acid sequence MSDDIKTSYKIGQDNITPFGLDIHNPVFLISGLSIVAFVLITLMFQEGAAAFFGWLRPAITSTFDWFFLSAANIFVLFGFLLVVTPLGKVRLGGQDATPDFSYIGWFAMLFAAGMGIGLMFFGVSEPISHFGSSMGGVAVGENGVRTDWAPLGAAAGDVAAARDLAMAATIFHWGLHPWAIYAVVALALAFFAYNHNLPLTLRSAFYPLLGERVWGFWGHLIDTLAVFATLFGLTTSLGFGTKQALSGFNYLFGWGTGSVAIVVLVTVITAIAIVSVIRGLDGGVKVLSELNMGLALLLLLVIMLVGPTGDIMTAIFSGGAAYVKEVVWLSMPFGREDTNFAQGWTSFYWAWWISWSPFVGMFIARVSRGRTVREFVLCVIFIPTLLCIAWMGAFGGTAISQVVADASAPVAAVAQELKLFEMVQGFPFSALLSMVGIVLVLVFFITSSDSGSLVIDSITAGGKNDAPVSQRVFWCSFEGIVAIVLLLVGGSEALGALQAMAVSTGLPFTVVLLAMCISLYMGLRKASKEL is encoded by the coding sequence ATGAGTGATGACATAAAGACCAGTTATAAGATTGGTCAGGATAATATCACGCCCTTCGGACTGGATATCCATAATCCGGTGTTTTTAATCTCAGGACTGAGCATTGTTGCCTTTGTTTTAATTACCCTGATGTTTCAGGAAGGGGCGGCGGCATTCTTCGGCTGGTTGCGTCCGGCAATTACCAGTACCTTCGACTGGTTCTTCCTTTCAGCGGCCAATATTTTTGTCTTATTCGGTTTTTTGCTGGTGGTAACGCCGCTGGGTAAAGTGCGGCTGGGCGGTCAGGATGCCACTCCGGATTTCAGCTATATCGGCTGGTTTGCCATGCTGTTTGCCGCCGGTATGGGGATTGGTCTGATGTTCTTCGGTGTATCTGAACCGATTTCCCATTTTGGCTCTTCCATGGGCGGCGTGGCCGTGGGGGAAAACGGTGTACGGACAGACTGGGCACCGCTGGGTGCGGCTGCCGGAGACGTCGCTGCCGCCCGGGATCTGGCTATGGCAGCAACCATCTTTCACTGGGGGCTGCACCCCTGGGCGATTTACGCGGTGGTGGCACTGGCGCTGGCATTCTTCGCCTATAACCATAACTTACCCCTGACACTCAGGTCGGCGTTTTATCCCTTATTAGGCGAACGGGTCTGGGGCTTCTGGGGGCATCTGATTGATACGCTGGCGGTATTCGCCACCCTGTTCGGGCTGACAACGTCGCTGGGCTTCGGGACGAAGCAGGCGTTGTCCGGCTTTAATTATCTGTTTGGCTGGGGCACAGGTTCAGTGGCAATTGTGGTGCTGGTAACTGTGATTACGGCCATCGCGATCGTATCAGTGATACGGGGTCTGGACGGCGGTGTGAAGGTGCTGTCTGAGCTGAATATGGGGCTGGCGCTGTTACTGCTGCTGGTGATCATGCTTGTGGGCCCGACCGGTGACATTATGACGGCGATTTTTTCCGGCGGTGCTGCCTACGTGAAAGAGGTCGTCTGGCTGTCGATGCCATTTGGCCGTGAGGATACCAACTTCGCGCAGGGCTGGACCTCGTTTTACTGGGCCTGGTGGATTTCCTGGTCGCCATTTGTCGGTATGTTCATTGCCCGGGTATCCCGGGGGCGGACCGTGCGGGAGTTTGTTCTGTGCGTGATCTTTATTCCGACTTTGCTGTGTATCGCCTGGATGGGCGCCTTTGGCGGGACTGCGATCAGCCAGGTGGTGGCTGATGCCAGTGCACCTGTTGCGGCGGTTGCGCAGGAGCTGAAGCTGTTTGAAATGGTGCAGGGCTTCCCGTTCAGCGCGTTACTCTCGATGGTGGGCATCGTACTTGTGCTGGTGTTCTTTATTACTTCATCGGATTCCGGTTCGCTGGTCATCGACTCAATTACCGCCGGTGGTAAGAATGATGCACCGGTCTCCCAGCGGGTATTCTGGTGCTCGTTTGAGGGTATCGTGGCGATTGTACTCTTGCTGGTCGGTGGTTCAGAGGCGCTGGGTGCTTTACAGGCAATGGCCGTCTCCACCGGTTTGCCATTCACTGTAGTGTTGCTGGCAATGTGCATCAGCCTGTATATGGGGCTGAGGAAAGCCAGTAAGGAGTTATAA
- a CDS encoding ankyrin repeat domain-containing protein — protein sequence MQYFKQRRQHKLRQSIVDGDIMAVKKQLEKLGSDAQTVLLDDPDAGCVSPQELAILSNQPKVLEQLLQTGMSANITDSQQQPLLYLALQQEQSLALISALLQNGACPEPDNLNDQLPETALLACLVYKVSPLTLHISRLAEQGADLHCTDQQGYNLLHYALLLEDQNLIQLLINSDLTPDGLSPELYPTAMFTYAKRCAEDLRVRRLMMG from the coding sequence ATGCAATATTTCAAACAGCGCCGGCAGCACAAATTACGCCAGAGTATTGTTGACGGCGATATCATGGCGGTGAAAAAACAACTGGAAAAACTGGGGAGCGATGCGCAGACAGTGCTGCTGGATGACCCTGACGCTGGTTGTGTATCCCCGCAGGAACTGGCCATTCTCAGCAACCAGCCAAAAGTGCTGGAACAGCTTCTTCAGACAGGCATGTCCGCCAATATTACTGACAGCCAACAGCAGCCACTGCTGTATCTGGCCCTGCAACAGGAACAGAGCCTGGCGCTGATCAGTGCACTGTTGCAAAACGGCGCCTGTCCTGAACCGGATAATCTGAATGACCAGCTTCCGGAAACCGCCCTGCTGGCATGTCTGGTGTATAAGGTCAGCCCACTGACGCTACATATCAGCCGTCTGGCGGAACAGGGCGCTGATCTGCACTGCACTGACCAGCAGGGATACAATCTGCTGCATTACGCCCTGTTACTGGAAGATCAGAATTTGATTCAGTTACTGATTAACAGCGACCTGACCCCGGACGGCCTTTCTCCGGAGCTATACCCCACGGCAATGTTTACATATGCCAAACGCTGCGCCGAAGACTTACGGGTACGGCGTCTGATGATGGGCTGA
- a CDS encoding RidA family protein encodes MTIERQDTNERSSRIVIHNDTIYLCGQVAADASAGIQEQTQSTLDKVEALLAQAGSDLEHILSATIYLRDMKDFAAMNEIWNAWVPTGFAPARACVEARMARQELLFEISVIAAVKK; translated from the coding sequence ATGACTATTGAACGCCAGGATACCAACGAACGCTCCAGCCGCATTGTAATTCACAACGACACCATTTACCTGTGTGGTCAGGTGGCGGCGGATGCCTCTGCCGGTATCCAGGAGCAGACCCAGAGCACACTGGATAAGGTTGAAGCATTGTTGGCGCAGGCTGGCAGTGATCTTGAACACATCCTGTCTGCCACGATTTACCTGCGGGATATGAAAGATTTCGCCGCGATGAACGAAATCTGGAACGCCTGGGTACCAACCGGTTTTGCGCCGGCACGTGCCTGCGTGGAGGCACGTATGGCCCGTCAGGAATTGCTGTTTGAAATCTCAGTGATTGCAGCGGTTAAAAAGTAA
- a CDS encoding RidA family protein, whose translation MTIERLETQQRMSRIVKHNGTVYLCGQVAADASADIKEQTQTMLDKVDALLEQAGSDRENMLSATIYVRDMKDFAAMNEVWDAWVPAGHAPARACVEARMARPELLVEISVVAAEKQ comes from the coding sequence ATGACTATCGAACGCCTGGAAACTCAGCAGCGCATGAGCCGCATTGTGAAGCATAACGGTACAGTTTACCTGTGTGGTCAGGTGGCTGCAGACGCCTCTGCAGACATTAAAGAACAGACCCAGACCATGCTGGATAAAGTGGATGCTCTGCTGGAACAGGCTGGCAGCGATCGTGAGAACATGTTGTCTGCCACTATCTATGTGCGTGATATGAAAGATTTCGCCGCCATGAACGAAGTATGGGATGCCTGGGTACCGGCTGGCCACGCACCGGCACGTGCCTGTGTTGAAGCCCGCATGGCCCGCCCTGAACTGCTGGTTGAAATCTCAGTGGTTGCTGCTGAAAAGCAGTAA
- a CDS encoding CoA-binding protein — protein sequence MDTIRSVLTSAKTIAMVGASPKAHRASNQVMHFLLSKGYNVIPVNPNKVGEEIHGQTVVASLADINEPIDLVDIFRNSVEAGDAVDEAIAVNAKAVWMQLGVINEPAAAKAAAAGLQVVMDKCPAIELPRLELPQSA from the coding sequence ATGGATACAATACGTTCTGTATTAACCAGTGCCAAAACAATTGCGATGGTGGGTGCGAGCCCGAAAGCACACCGCGCCAGCAATCAGGTCATGCACTTCCTGCTTTCTAAAGGCTACAACGTTATCCCGGTTAACCCGAACAAGGTTGGCGAAGAAATTCATGGTCAGACCGTGGTTGCCAGCCTGGCTGACATCAATGAGCCAATCGATCTGGTGGATATCTTCCGTAACTCAGTTGAAGCGGGCGATGCCGTGGATGAAGCCATTGCGGTGAATGCCAAAGCGGTGTGGATGCAACTGGGTGTGATTAACGAACCGGCTGCCGCCAAGGCTGCTGCGGCAGGTTTGCAGGTGGTGATGGATAAGTGTCCGGCCATTGAGCTGCCCCGCCTGGAATTGCCACAAAGCGCATAA
- a CDS encoding HesA/MoeB/ThiF family protein, whose translation MLDDAQLLRYSRQIMLPEVEIGGQEAWLNARVLVLGVGGLGSPVAMYLAAAGVGKLILVDDDKVELTNLQRQIAHGTEDIGNAKVASAAATLASINPDIDVETVEQRLSPDDLGEWVQKVDLVLDCTDNFDTRFGVNQACVTHKKPLVSGSAIRLEGQVAVFDPRQDDSPCYRCLYREGSDENLTCSESGVLAPLVGIIGSVQAMEALKVLASVGTPLVGKLLLLDARYMEWRSLKLKRDPQCPCCGNNDRKEG comes from the coding sequence ATGTTAGATGATGCGCAATTATTGCGATACAGCCGGCAGATTATGTTGCCGGAAGTGGAAATTGGCGGACAGGAAGCCTGGCTGAATGCAAGGGTACTGGTATTAGGCGTTGGTGGCCTGGGCAGTCCGGTTGCGATGTATCTGGCGGCAGCAGGCGTCGGTAAGCTGATTCTGGTGGATGACGACAAGGTTGAACTGACCAATTTACAGCGTCAGATTGCCCATGGCACCGAAGATATTGGCAACGCGAAAGTTGCCTCTGCGGCGGCCACGCTGGCATCGATTAACCCGGACATTGACGTCGAGACGGTTGAACAGCGCCTGAGCCCTGATGATCTGGGTGAATGGGTGCAAAAAGTGGATCTGGTACTGGATTGCACGGACAATTTTGATACCCGCTTTGGTGTCAATCAGGCTTGTGTAACCCATAAAAAGCCACTAGTCTCCGGGTCAGCTATACGCCTCGAAGGGCAGGTTGCGGTGTTTGATCCGCGACAGGATGATTCACCCTGCTACCGGTGTTTGTACCGTGAAGGCAGCGATGAAAACCTGACCTGTTCTGAAAGCGGTGTACTGGCACCATTGGTGGGCATTATCGGTTCTGTCCAGGCAATGGAAGCGTTGAAGGTTCTGGCCAGTGTCGGTACCCCACTGGTAGGTAAGTTACTGTTACTGGACGCGCGTTACATGGAGTGGCGCAGTCTGAAGTTAAAACGCGATCCGCAGTGTCCCTGCTGTGGAAACAATGACCGGAAGGAAGGTTGA
- the prmC gene encoding peptide chain release factor N(5)-glutamine methyltransferase — MPDIRQALQRSVDLEALSESARLDVELLLCHVLDKSRTYLMMHPDAVLSAEQQVQLEALLQRRIQGEPVAHLLGQWSFWSFDLAVNASTLIPRPDTECVVEKALELLPAGPAKVADLGTGTGAIALALATERPAWQVFAVDFVADAAELAEQNRRSLGLSNVTVLQGSWLEPVSEDLHMVVSNPPYIDPEDPHLAQGDVRFEPRSALVADDHGLADIRTISAQAWKQLHNEGWLLFEHGYDQAAAVQGILQAQGYSQVASAQDLAGNDRMTWGRKRLIL, encoded by the coding sequence ATGCCTGATATCCGCCAGGCATTACAACGCAGTGTTGATCTGGAAGCGCTGAGCGAGTCAGCGCGACTGGATGTCGAACTGTTGTTATGTCACGTATTAGATAAATCCCGAACCTATCTGATGATGCACCCTGATGCTGTGCTCTCCGCTGAGCAGCAGGTGCAGCTTGAAGCGCTGTTGCAACGGCGTATTCAGGGTGAGCCGGTTGCGCATTTACTGGGCCAGTGGAGTTTCTGGAGTTTTGATCTGGCGGTGAATGCCAGCACGCTGATTCCCCGGCCGGATACCGAATGTGTGGTTGAAAAAGCACTGGAGCTGTTGCCTGCGGGGCCGGCAAAGGTTGCAGATCTGGGCACGGGCACCGGTGCGATTGCGCTGGCGCTGGCCACTGAACGGCCAGCGTGGCAGGTGTTTGCGGTGGATTTTGTGGCAGACGCCGCAGAATTAGCGGAACAGAACCGCCGTTCGCTGGGTCTTAGTAATGTTACCGTGCTACAGGGTAGCTGGCTGGAACCGGTCTCTGAAGATTTACATATGGTGGTGAGTAACCCGCCTTATATTGATCCTGAAGACCCTCATCTGGCGCAGGGGGATGTTCGTTTTGAACCCCGCTCGGCGTTGGTGGCGGATGATCATGGTCTGGCCGATATCCGGACCATCTCAGCGCAGGCCTGGAAACAGTTGCATAACGAAGGCTGGCTGCTGTTTGAGCATGGTTATGATCAGGCGGCCGCCGTGCAGGGCATTTTGCAGGCGCAGGGATATTCACAAGTGGCGTCCGCACAGGATCTGGCCGGTAATGACCGGATGACCTGGGGACGTAAGCGGTTGATCTTATAG
- the prfA gene encoding peptide chain release factor 1, protein MKASILTKLETLADRYEELAALLGDAGVIGNQDQFRAYSMEYAEIEPVVQCFQGYQSAQGDLEEALLMQDDSDPDMREMAKEEVAGAKQQIEELEGQLQILLLPKDPNDARNVFLEVRAGTGGDEAAIFSGDLFRMYSRFAETQGWKVEVVSANEGEHGGYKEIITRIIGKDVYSRLKFESGAHRVQRVPETESQGRIHTSACTVAIMAEMDEADAIEINKADLRVDTFRASGAGGQHVNKTDSAIRLTHIPTGVVVECQEERSQHKNRAKAMSLLASRLQAAEQERHAAEQASTRKSLVGSGDRSERIRTYNYPQGRVTDHRINLTLYKLSEVMEGALGQVVDPLVNEYQAEQLGALSAEN, encoded by the coding sequence ATGAAAGCGTCAATTTTAACCAAACTGGAAACACTGGCCGATCGCTACGAAGAGCTGGCGGCCCTGCTGGGTGATGCAGGGGTTATCGGTAACCAGGATCAGTTCCGTGCCTACTCGATGGAGTATGCGGAAATTGAACCGGTTGTGCAGTGTTTTCAGGGGTATCAGAGTGCTCAGGGTGATCTGGAAGAAGCGCTGCTGATGCAGGACGATTCCGATCCGGATATGCGCGAAATGGCCAAAGAAGAAGTGGCCGGTGCCAAGCAGCAGATTGAAGAACTGGAAGGCCAGCTGCAGATTTTGCTGTTGCCGAAAGATCCGAACGATGCCCGTAACGTCTTTCTGGAAGTCCGTGCCGGGACCGGCGGCGACGAGGCGGCTATTTTCTCCGGCGATCTGTTCCGCATGTATTCCCGCTTTGCAGAAACCCAGGGCTGGAAGGTTGAAGTGGTCAGTGCCAACGAAGGTGAGCACGGCGGCTATAAAGAGATTATTACCCGGATCATAGGTAAAGATGTGTATTCCCGTCTGAAGTTTGAATCCGGCGCGCACCGGGTGCAGCGGGTGCCTGAGACTGAATCTCAGGGCCGTATCCATACGTCTGCCTGTACGGTTGCGATCATGGCGGAAATGGATGAAGCGGATGCCATCGAAATTAACAAAGCTGATCTGCGGGTGGATACCTTCCGGGCCTCCGGTGCCGGTGGTCAGCACGTCAACAAAACCGACTCTGCAATTCGTCTGACCCATATCCCGACCGGGGTGGTGGTTGAGTGTCAGGAGGAACGTTCCCAGCATAAAAACCGTGCCAAGGCGATGTCATTACTGGCATCCCGTCTACAGGCGGCGGAGCAGGAGCGGCATGCGGCAGAGCAGGCCAGCACCCGTAAAAGCCTGGTGGGCAGCGGTGACCGTTCAGAGCGTATCCGTACCTATAACTATCCACAGGGCCGGGTAACCGATCACCGTATTAACCTGACGCTTTATAAACTGTCTGAAGTAATGGAAGGGGCGCTGGGGCAGGTGGTTGATCCGCTGGTGAATGAATATCAGGCGGAACAGCTGGGCGCTCTGTCTGCTGAAAACTGA